The following coding sequences lie in one Sorghum bicolor cultivar BTx623 chromosome 6, Sorghum_bicolor_NCBIv3, whole genome shotgun sequence genomic window:
- the LOC110436410 gene encoding uncharacterized protein LOC110436410, with amino-acid sequence MYSEAHIQCVISYHHEVLGQKVTKKQAREMIMLSDTDITREQYMQFPADWCKSHTDCWAQIVDSWQRPEAYVERRRRRENRLAATRGASHHQGSVPLPGYMDTYRKTHGNVPISEYVGYALANKGRASDPNNVYNPQDGPDAYTNTAAYEKMSATAGT; translated from the exons ATGTACTCCGAGGCGCACATCCAGTGCGTCATCTCCTACCACCATGAGGTGCTTGGCCAGAAGGTGACAAAGAAACAGGCCAGGGAGATGATCATGTTGTCCGACACTGATATCACCAGAGAGCAGTACATGCAG TTTCCTGCTGATTGGTGCAAATCACACACCGACTGTTGGGCTCAGATTGTGGACTCGTGGCAGAGGCCGGAGGCATACGTGGAGCGCAGAAGAAGACGGGAGAACCGCCTGGCTGCGACGAGAGGGGCGTCACACCACCAGGGGAGCGTGCCCCTCCCAGGGTACATGGACACATAt CGCAAGACCCACGGCAACGTGCCCATCAGCGAGTATGTTGGGTACGCCCTGGCTAACAAGGGGCGAGCGTCGGATCCGAACAACGTCTACAACCCACAGGACGGGCCCGATGCATACACCAACACTGCCGCCTACGAGAAGATGTCTGC CACGGCCGGTACATGA